One stretch of Sphingomonas sp. HF-S4 DNA includes these proteins:
- the egtB gene encoding ergothioneine biosynthesis protein EgtB, with the protein MRTETGPAPASCPLATRFGRVRALSVALVADLSDADTTIQSMDDASPAKWHLAHTTWFFETFVLRDHVAGYRLHDERWPFLFNSYYEAEGARHARPSRGMLSRPSLAEILDYRAHVDAALNDALPELGEEAHDLVLLGCNHEEQHQELLLTDILHHFSVNPLEPALWQGTPKVPVAMPQPIGWLDHPGGIVAIGQDVESTGAEKPRFESTSSTDFAFDCEGPRHQALLAPHAIADRTVTNGEWAAFIADGGYRDSRHWLADGWTWVQAEGVEAPLYWRQEGGAWTRFGLDGRRPIDPAAPVTHVSLFEADAYASWAGARLPTEFEWEAAARGHDPKGGNQLDVAGPVEPRPSPGGPAFFGDVWEWTGSAYRPYPGFRTAPGAVGEYNGKFMSGQFVLRGGSCATPRGHVRASYRNFFYPHQRWQFTGVRLAKDI; encoded by the coding sequence ATGCGAACAGAAACTGGTCCGGCCCCAGCTTCCTGTCCGCTCGCGACGCGCTTCGGGCGCGTTCGGGCTCTCAGTGTTGCGCTTGTCGCCGACCTCTCCGATGCCGATACGACGATCCAGTCGATGGACGACGCATCGCCGGCCAAATGGCACCTCGCCCATACCACCTGGTTCTTCGAGACTTTCGTGCTGCGCGATCATGTCGCCGGCTATCGGCTGCACGACGAACGCTGGCCGTTCCTGTTCAACAGCTATTACGAGGCCGAAGGCGCGCGTCACGCCCGCCCCAGCCGCGGGATGCTGTCGCGGCCGAGCCTGGCCGAGATTCTGGACTATCGCGCGCATGTCGATGCCGCGTTGAACGACGCGCTACCAGAGCTGGGCGAAGAAGCGCACGATCTGGTTCTCCTCGGCTGCAATCATGAGGAGCAGCACCAGGAGCTGCTGCTCACCGACATCCTTCATCATTTCTCGGTCAATCCGCTCGAGCCGGCGCTGTGGCAAGGGACACCGAAAGTGCCCGTGGCGATGCCCCAACCGATTGGTTGGCTCGACCATCCCGGCGGGATCGTCGCGATCGGGCAAGACGTCGAGTCAACTGGCGCCGAAAAACCGCGATTCGAGTCAACTTCGTCAACCGACTTCGCCTTCGATTGCGAGGGGCCGCGGCACCAGGCGCTGCTGGCGCCGCATGCGATCGCCGACCGAACGGTCACCAATGGCGAATGGGCCGCATTCATCGCCGATGGCGGCTATCGCGACTCGCGGCACTGGCTGGCAGACGGCTGGACCTGGGTGCAGGCCGAGGGCGTAGAGGCGCCGCTCTATTGGCGGCAGGAGGGCGGCGCGTGGACACGCTTCGGGCTAGACGGCCGCCGTCCGATCGATCCCGCCGCGCCGGTCACCCATGTCAGCCTGTTCGAGGCTGACGCCTATGCGAGCTGGGCCGGCGCACGGCTGCCCACCGAATTCGAATGGGAGGCGGCAGCACGCGGCCACGATCCGAAGGGCGGCAACCAGCTGGACGTCGCCGGCCCGGTCGAGCCGCGCCCCTCGCCCGGCGGTCCGGCCTTCTTCGGCGACGTCTGGGAATGGACCGGCAGCGCCTATCGCCCCTATCCCGGCTTCCGCACCGCGCCAGGCGCGGTCGGCGAATATAACGGCAAGTTCATGAGCGGGCAGTTCGTGCTGCGCGGCGGCAGCTGCGCCACCCCGCGCGGGCATGTCCGCGCGAGCTACCGCAACTTCTTCTATCCACACCAGCGCTGGCAGTTCACCGGCGTGCGCCTGGCCAAGGACATCTGA
- the egtD gene encoding L-histidine N(alpha)-methyltransferase — protein sequence MLKQELEDGEHGLADPNFRADVLNGLAASPRAIPARWFYDRRGSELFEAITDLPEYYPTRTETALLMQVGPQLGALAAPNAAVVEFGSGSSTKTPILLRAIHPSAYVPIDISGEFLRHSARELSKDFPGLPVLPVEADFLRPVPLPEEVSGLPKLGFFPGSTIGNMQAFHAVNLLRAMRDWLGEGARLLIGMDRVKSPDILIPAYDDAQGVTAAFNLNLLERINRELAGTIPVDAFRHRAIWNPDAARIEMHLEAQRDLDFTVEGRPFAMRAGESIHTENSHKYGPNGARMLLRAGGWTPIAEWTDPQDWFALMLCEAQPLRMAP from the coding sequence ATGCTCAAGCAGGAGCTCGAAGACGGCGAGCACGGGCTCGCCGATCCCAATTTCCGCGCCGATGTGCTGAACGGCCTCGCCGCCAGCCCGCGCGCGATTCCCGCCCGCTGGTTCTACGATCGCCGCGGCTCGGAGCTATTCGAGGCGATCACCGACCTGCCCGAATATTATCCCACCCGCACCGAAACCGCGTTGCTGATGCAGGTCGGCCCGCAGCTCGGCGCACTCGCCGCGCCCAATGCCGCGGTGGTCGAGTTCGGATCGGGCTCCTCGACCAAGACCCCGATCCTCCTCCGCGCGATCCATCCTTCCGCCTATGTGCCGATCGACATCTCCGGCGAATTCCTCCGCCACTCGGCGCGCGAACTTTCGAAAGATTTCCCGGGACTGCCGGTACTCCCGGTCGAGGCCGATTTCCTCCGCCCGGTGCCGCTGCCCGAGGAAGTGTCCGGCCTGCCCAAGCTCGGCTTCTTCCCCGGCTCGACGATCGGCAACATGCAGGCCTTCCACGCGGTCAATTTGCTGCGCGCGATGCGCGACTGGCTCGGCGAAGGCGCGCGGCTGCTGATCGGGATGGACCGGGTCAAGTCACCCGACATCCTCATCCCTGCGTATGACGACGCGCAGGGGGTCACTGCGGCGTTCAACCTCAACCTGCTCGAACGGATCAACCGCGAGCTGGCGGGCACGATCCCCGTCGATGCCTTCCGCCATCGCGCGATCTGGAACCCGGACGCGGCAAGGATCGAAATGCACCTCGAGGCCCAGCGCGACCTAGACTTCACCGTCGAGGGCCGCCCCTTCGCAATGCGGGCGGGCGAGAGCATCCACACCGAGAACAGCCACAAATACGGCCCCAATGGCGCCCGCATGCTGCTGCGCGCGGGCGGCTGGACGCCGATCGCCGAATGGACCGACCCGCAGGACTGGTTCGCGCTGATGCTGTGCGAAGCCCAGCCCCTGCGCATGGCGCCTTAG